A genomic window from Rhodococcus sp. KBS0724 includes:
- a CDS encoding SRPBCC family protein, which yields MAELATSVTRVVHAPIDTVWKVVTDLDGAVDTLTGVTRIERLAGEGYAVGTRWRETRKLMGKEASEEMWVVEVDAPTRTVVKAHSNGMDYTSGFTLKPVPGGTLLEMNFAGVSESQSTVSKVLGAVFGRLGLRITRKMMAADLADFAAKAERSA from the coding sequence ATGGCTGAACTAGCGACATCCGTGACCAGAGTCGTCCATGCACCCATCGACACCGTATGGAAGGTCGTCACCGACCTCGACGGTGCCGTCGACACCCTCACCGGCGTGACCCGTATCGAACGGCTCGCCGGTGAGGGATACGCCGTTGGCACCCGGTGGCGTGAAACCCGAAAGCTGATGGGTAAGGAAGCATCCGAGGAAATGTGGGTCGTAGAGGTCGACGCTCCCACCCGCACCGTGGTGAAGGCACACTCGAACGGTATGGACTACACGTCCGGGTTCACGCTGAAACCCGTACCCGGCGGCACACTGCTCGAAATGAACTTCGCCGGCGTTTCCGAATCCCAGTCCACCGTGTCCAAAGTCCTCGGTGCCGTATTCGGACGCCTCGGACTTCGGATCACCCGAAAGATGATGGCCGCAGACCTTGCGGACTTCGCGGCAAAGGCCGAACGGAGCGCATAA
- the dxs gene encoding 1-deoxy-D-xylulose-5-phosphate synthase, giving the protein MGVLARIQGPDDLRQLSHAEVSELADEIREFLVQKVAATGGHLGPNLGVVELTLALHRIFDSPQDAIIFDTGHQAYVHKILTGRKDQFDTLRKQGGLSGYPCRAESEHDWVESSHASAALSYADGLAKAFALTGQDRHVVAVVGDGALTGGMCWEALNNIAAGKDRSVVIVVNDNGRSYAPTIGGLADHLSALRTAPSYERALDNGRRMVKKLPWVGRTAYSVLHGMKAGLKDAVSPQVMFTDLGIKYLGPVDGHDEPAMESALRRAKAYGGPVIVHAVTRKGNGYAHAENDVADQMHATGVIDPVTGRSDKTPALDWTSVFSAELIEQASRREDIVAITAAMAGPTGLAAFAEKFPDRMFDVGIAEQHAMTSAAGLALGGLHPVVAIYATFLNRAFDQLLMDVALLKQPVTVVLDRAGVTGVDGASHNGVWDLSLLGIIPGIRVAAPRDAVTLREELDEALKVDDGPTVVRFPKGAVPEGIPAIKRLDGIDVLRESEGDRGDVLLVAVGPFASLALAIAERLDKQGIAVTVVDPRWVLPVSDALVKIADKFALVVTLEDGGVHGGIGSTVSAALRAAGVHTACRDMGVPQQFLDHASREAIHQELGLTAQDLSLKITGWVASMGGSAVHVQGDAPARGDAPAQG; this is encoded by the coding sequence TTGGGTGTTCTTGCCCGCATTCAGGGTCCTGACGATCTGCGTCAGTTGAGCCACGCCGAGGTTTCGGAGTTGGCTGACGAGATTCGTGAGTTCCTGGTGCAGAAGGTCGCTGCTACCGGTGGTCACCTCGGCCCCAATCTCGGAGTTGTCGAACTGACACTCGCCCTGCATCGAATTTTCGATTCTCCGCAGGACGCCATCATCTTCGACACCGGACATCAGGCGTATGTCCACAAGATCCTCACCGGCCGCAAGGATCAGTTCGACACCTTGCGCAAACAAGGCGGTTTGTCGGGGTACCCCTGCCGCGCGGAGAGTGAACACGACTGGGTCGAGTCCTCCCACGCATCAGCCGCACTGTCCTATGCAGACGGTTTGGCCAAGGCGTTTGCGCTGACCGGTCAAGATCGACACGTCGTCGCCGTTGTCGGCGATGGTGCGCTCACCGGCGGAATGTGTTGGGAAGCCCTCAACAACATCGCGGCCGGCAAAGACCGCTCCGTGGTGATCGTCGTCAACGACAACGGTCGCTCGTACGCGCCCACCATCGGCGGACTTGCCGACCACCTCTCCGCGTTGCGGACCGCCCCGAGTTACGAGCGGGCGCTCGACAACGGTCGCAGGATGGTTAAGAAGCTTCCGTGGGTGGGACGCACGGCGTACTCCGTCCTGCACGGAATGAAAGCCGGCCTCAAAGACGCGGTCAGCCCGCAGGTCATGTTCACCGACCTCGGTATCAAGTACCTGGGCCCCGTCGACGGACACGACGAGCCGGCCATGGAATCGGCGTTGCGCCGGGCCAAGGCCTACGGCGGACCGGTGATCGTTCACGCCGTCACCCGCAAGGGCAACGGTTACGCGCATGCCGAGAACGACGTCGCGGATCAGATGCACGCAACCGGGGTTATCGATCCCGTCACCGGTCGGTCGGACAAGACGCCGGCACTCGACTGGACGTCGGTTTTCTCCGCCGAGTTGATCGAGCAGGCTTCGCGGCGCGAGGACATCGTGGCCATCACAGCCGCGATGGCCGGACCCACCGGCCTGGCCGCGTTCGCGGAGAAGTTCCCCGACCGCATGTTCGACGTCGGTATCGCCGAGCAGCATGCAATGACGTCAGCGGCCGGGCTGGCGCTCGGCGGGTTGCACCCGGTGGTCGCAATTTACGCGACGTTCCTCAACCGCGCCTTCGATCAGTTGCTCATGGATGTTGCACTCCTGAAGCAGCCGGTGACGGTCGTTCTCGACCGCGCCGGCGTCACCGGCGTCGACGGCGCGAGCCACAACGGTGTCTGGGACCTGTCCCTGCTCGGCATCATTCCCGGAATTCGTGTTGCGGCCCCACGCGACGCTGTCACGCTCCGTGAAGAATTGGACGAGGCCCTCAAGGTCGACGACGGTCCGACCGTCGTCCGGTTCCCGAAGGGTGCTGTCCCCGAGGGGATTCCGGCGATCAAGCGGCTCGACGGAATTGACGTGCTTCGCGAATCCGAGGGCGATCGCGGCGATGTGCTGCTCGTTGCTGTCGGTCCATTTGCCTCGTTGGCACTCGCGATCGCCGAACGCCTCGACAAGCAGGGCATTGCAGTGACCGTCGTCGATCCGCGCTGGGTTCTGCCAGTCTCGGACGCGCTGGTCAAGATTGCCGACAAGTTCGCGCTTGTTGTCACTCTCGAAGACGGCGGGGTGCACGGTGGTATCGGTTCGACGGTCTCCGCAGCGTTGCGGGCTGCCGGTGTTCACACCGCGTGCCGCGACATGGGTGTGCCGCAGCAGTTCCTGGACCACGCCTCCCGTGAAGCCATCCACCAGGAATTGGGCCTCACGGCGCAGGATCTGTCGCTGAAAATTACCGGTTGGGTGGCCAGTATGGGTGGCTCGGCCGTTCATGTTCAAGGCGATGCGCCCGCGCGTGGCGACGCCCCCGCCCAGGGCTGA
- a CDS encoding sugar porter family MFS transporter: MAFSETTGSGGSGATRAAVGHAVLFAGAAALGGFLFGYDTAVINGAVGAIRDKYDIGAGATGLTVSLTLLGAALGAWIAGSLADRLGRIRVMQIAAVLFVVGAVGSAVPFSVYDLTFWRVVGGVAVGFASVIAPAYIAEISPAAIRGRLGSMYQLAIVLGIAVSQLVNYALQAAAGGARNQIAGLEAWQWMLMLEAVPALLYLVMTTTIPESPRFLVAQGKDDRARKIISDLEGGDHDAVTGRMDEIRESLKLKQAKTTVRELFSKRLGVSYLVWLGIALAALQQFVGINVIFYYSSTLWQAVGFGADRSLLISVVSALVNIIGTFVAIAVIDRVGRKPLLLVGSAGMAISLGTAAICFHSATVTKNEIGESVATLSGANATIALIGANAFVFFFALSWGPVVWVLISEMFPNRVRATAVGLATAANWVANFLVSWTFPSLADWNLSLTYGGYAVMALLSLFVVLRFVKETRGSTLESVQ, encoded by the coding sequence ATGGCATTCAGCGAAACGACCGGAAGTGGCGGTTCCGGCGCTACACGCGCTGCCGTCGGACATGCAGTTCTCTTTGCCGGCGCCGCCGCGCTCGGCGGGTTCCTGTTCGGATACGACACAGCTGTCATCAACGGAGCCGTCGGAGCGATCCGCGACAAGTACGACATCGGTGCCGGCGCCACCGGCCTGACCGTCTCACTGACCCTCCTCGGTGCAGCCTTGGGCGCGTGGATAGCGGGATCACTCGCCGACCGGCTCGGTCGCATCCGCGTCATGCAGATCGCGGCAGTGCTCTTTGTTGTCGGCGCCGTCGGTTCTGCCGTTCCGTTCAGCGTCTACGACCTCACGTTCTGGCGTGTGGTCGGCGGTGTGGCTGTCGGTTTTGCGTCGGTGATCGCACCGGCATACATCGCGGAGATCTCACCGGCCGCTATCCGTGGCCGCCTCGGTTCGATGTATCAGCTGGCCATCGTGCTCGGAATTGCGGTGTCGCAGTTGGTCAACTACGCACTCCAAGCCGCGGCGGGTGGCGCTCGCAATCAGATTGCCGGCCTCGAAGCCTGGCAGTGGATGCTGATGCTCGAGGCAGTACCCGCGCTGCTGTACCTCGTCATGACGACCACGATCCCGGAATCTCCTCGTTTCCTCGTCGCTCAGGGCAAGGACGACCGTGCCCGCAAGATCATCTCCGACCTCGAAGGCGGCGACCATGACGCCGTCACCGGCCGGATGGACGAGATTCGCGAGTCCCTCAAACTCAAGCAGGCCAAAACCACTGTGCGTGAGCTCTTCTCGAAGCGCCTCGGCGTCTCGTACCTGGTTTGGCTCGGCATCGCATTGGCCGCGCTTCAGCAGTTCGTCGGAATCAACGTCATCTTCTACTACTCCAGCACGCTGTGGCAGGCCGTCGGATTCGGCGCGGACCGCTCGCTCCTGATCAGCGTCGTCAGTGCACTGGTCAACATCATCGGCACCTTCGTCGCGATTGCCGTCATCGACCGCGTCGGACGCAAGCCGTTGCTGCTGGTCGGTTCCGCCGGTATGGCGATCTCACTCGGAACGGCGGCCATCTGTTTCCATTCGGCAACAGTGACCAAGAACGAGATCGGCGAATCCGTCGCGACACTGAGCGGCGCCAACGCCACCATCGCCCTCATCGGTGCAAACGCCTTCGTGTTCTTCTTCGCGCTGTCGTGGGGACCGGTCGTCTGGGTCCTCATCTCCGAGATGTTCCCCAACCGCGTACGTGCCACCGCAGTCGGACTCGCCACTGCAGCAAACTGGGTCGCGAACTTCCTGGTGTCCTGGACCTTCCCGTCGCTGGCCGATTGGAATCTGTCGCTCACCTACGGCGGCTACGCGGTGATGGCACTACTGTCGCTGTTCGTGGTGCTGAGATTCGTGAAGGAAACGCGGGGCAGCACACTCGAATCGGTGCAATAG